AGAAGACTTCAGATCTACTTgagaaggtatatatatatatatatgcgtgTGTGTGTTTGTGGTACTGTCTAATTGTTTGTTTATAGCTTTTGTATTTGCAGTAATGGTACCTTTACACTCCATAGCCGAtctatttgtttaatttaaatcatTGTTCGTATATATAGGAGAAagaaactctaaataaaaaggTGGTCGAGTGCTTTTACGAATCTAAAGATGCGTTTATTCAACCAGAGAACCGTTTTCGTTGAAGGATTGATAAAACACTTCAGTCCTTGTGGAAAGGTTTCAAGGGTTTCTATTCCCTTTCATTGCCAAACCGGTGTTCCCAattatttctaacaatttaaagTTAACTACAAAGGCTTATAAgatttactctctctctctttttgttgTTTCAGATTTGCCTTCATTAATATGATAGAAGATTACGATAAGGCTCTAACACTCGATGGAAGTTACTTGGATGAACTGAGGCGTACGGTCACGATGGCTGTAAATAGAAGCGAGTACTATTTTTTTACTAACCGCAAGGGTTGTGAACGTTGTGGTATTGCGTTGTCTACGCACGTGAAGAAACAGATGTGTGAGAAGTTTTACAGCAGAAATAGATTTCCCTCAGGTACACATTCTATTCAAACTTGGTAcgacattattttatttttgaatttctgttcattttttcttgttcttgaatTTGTGCAGATGTCATTCGTACCCGATAACTAGCTGTCCCTAACAAGTGGTTGGTTTGTTGTTCCAATACAACAAATTTCGTGTGTTCTCAAAGTAGTTGTATTATGGGATTCATGCTATTTAGTTTCATAATCTGTGCCTAAATATTTAATGATGAAAGTCTTTTGGTTTTCAAAGAGTTATTCTTGGTTTCACCCcataggttcaccaaccaatagaaaattgtcattttaaatctagtatcttttaattaaaaaaaccaaataacttggcaaattatattatcttttcaaaataaaatttaaaaataaataaaaatagtatataaaaaacgatataaaaaaaaataatgttgtcaacaaaacactaaaccctaaactctaatactaaaccctaaactcaaatcctaaaccctaaatccttgggtaaaccctaaatccttgggtaaacccctaaacccttggaaaaatactaaacatgttttcaacaaaacactaaaccctaaactctaatcctaaaccctaaacccttgggaaaaccttaaacccttgggtaaaccctaaacccttgggaaaaccttaaacccttgggtaaaccctaaacccttaggtaaaccctaaacccttggaaaagcactaaacatttggataaattctaaattataaatcttaaacactaaactctaaatcttaaaaatattttttttttaaataatctttttttagaactattgttatttttatttatttaatttttaattttttattttaaaaacataatataatttgacaagttattttgtttccttaattaaaagatactagatctaaaatgacaactttctattggttggtgaacctaaaggttcacctagggggtgaacccaagaaaaagtcGTTTTCAAAATACTTTAGTTCTTGTATTTTGGGATGCTTGCTATttagtttcataatttttacGCCTATAAATTTAATGATGATACTTTCTTATTTGCTGACATAAAAAAGGATGCTTTCTTATTTAGTCTTTTGCTTTCTTATTTTCACTCTTGAGCATAAActtattgaaattacaacctcAGGCAAAACTGATAATTTGAGCATTCTTAACCAAACTAATTGTCCAGCAGTCGTTTATTTGATAATATGTGAATGTTTCCCTCTATACCGAAAACCATATATTGGGAGGGCTGGGACTTGAGGTACTAACCATACTAGTTGTGAACGTTATGGAATTGCTTTTCGACTTATGAAACGCTCAAGGTTTCCAGACTATTAATCTTCTTAGAtacatcaaaattttaatttatttcgaGTCTTGATAGGAAAGTaacttctttttaatttgtgaactaggtgttttgtccgCCATAATCTTTTCACGAAtacttattagtttatgttttattaagtCAAAAAGcagataaataattatttatgttttaaaaacgattaatcaaaaaataaaattatttatatatgaaatatttttattaaaaaacatatacttgctgttgtattaaaattttataaacctctacatattataaatattttagaaaacatatttatataaatgtttttgtttgattagtatttaattataattttttatatcttaattttaattttaatagaaaaatattatttcaaaataacaaCACAATTTAAGACCATTCCAACATTTCTTTTCTCCATGCATAAACTACAGAATAATGatcttgtttttaaaatataacatttttaatccaaaattcgatcttaattatttatattttatttattaaggaTATTCTCAAATTTAACCGCTAAcacaatttataataattatcttgtttttaaaataaaatattattatatttttgatgagatttagtaatattatatctaaaatcacatttaagttctatgcaatatatattatatacaccatataatataataaaatcaatataaatttcaaattaaaaaaaaaaacaattaatgtctatataataaaatcaaatattttattattttataataaatatatcaaaaataaaaaatttaaataaagaaacattcacatattttattaattaataatttacagtaaccaactaaaatatttaaaaataaaacagataagtttaaaaatatatcagaaaaagaaaattactgaTACTAACTAAAAATGATTAAAGCATAataagtttaaaatataaaaagtttaaaatataataaataaatattgacaaattaaaaaaacctaaaatataGAGAAGCTAGCACATAAgccaaatcacttcataaataatagtatagaagaTATTTGTATACGTCATTCTCACACAAAAAGAATGGTTTAATGAGTCTAGCCCACAAAGAAATACTTATTTAGACCATGCGCATCAGGGGATCATGAGGGGGTCGTGGGCTCGAGTTCTTAGGCCCGAATgatttaaagaaaatgaaaaatagattttaatcGACGAACCGGGCCTTACGCTTAAACCCGTAAGAGGCGAGTTCAAGCCACGCGTCGGGCGCTGATTGGCTTCTCCTTTCCGCGTCGACGAGGAAGAAAGGAGGGTATTCGCGTTAACCAATTCATTTCTCTCATCTGTGATAAAAGCTAGGGTTTTTTCTCTCCGAGGCGATAATCCACGCCGTGGCGATTCCGTCGTTATTTCTTCATCAAATCGattcctttttctcttctccaCACTCTTAGGTCAGTATTGAGTAGATTGACGGTGTGGTAGCGTAGATTTTGTGTGCGATAGGGATTTGCGATGGGGTGAttttaaatcgatttggggattttagtttttagggATTTTAATCGTTATGGGAGTTCGATTGAGGGTTCAGTTACTCATATTCTTCCTTAATTAtgtgctaataatttgatttctgTCACAGATGGATCCGGCAGAGGAGAGAAGACATTCAAAGAGGCAACAGGATCACATAAACATGCTAGGGTTCGTCAGCGATTCAGAGTATGGGATTCCCAAAAGGTGTCCATGTGGTGGTAGAATCATCGATGAGGTTCGCCGGAAGGACCACTACGACACTCTTCCGGGAAAGCGGTTCTTCACATGCAAGAACTACGAGGTAAGTTTGATTTTAAACGCTTTGATTATCGTTTATGGGTTTGCAAATTGTAGAGTGTCTGATATTTGTTTATGGTGTAACCAAGGCTGATGGATTCCACTATCGTCAGCCTTGGGTGATAGGTGTGCAGGAGGAGATCGAAAGGTTGACTAAGCGGGTGGAGGAGGCTGAAGAAGTGATGTTGGGGTCGTCGAATCTCTGTAAACTGATCGACATACTGGAGGTTAGTGACAACACATTTTCAATACTTGTGTGGTATGTTTTGCGTGACTAACactttttgtttgatgtttacATGTCCAGGATCAGGTTAAAATGCTCTCTGAGCAGGTAGATGACCTCACCGTGCAGGTTGCTACGTTGGAGAAGGTCTGCTTCGAATGAAACCGAAGGTAAGACTCAACCCCACTTTAGATGTAGTTCGAAAATGGCTGTTACAAATTGTTGATTGGTATAACCAGTTTAGCTATTTAATAAGTTAACTAAAAGTtatgaaagcttaaaagataACTACAACAATAACTACAACTCCACCTAGAACTCTAActacaacttttaaaaatctagAATTAATTTTTTGTTGGTTGTTGGTTGCTGTGAACTCTTAATAGATTGTACTTAGGTGTAGTTAATATTTTCCAGTAAGTTGATGTGTATTCACTGCCGTTTGTGAAGTACTTGTGGTAGGTAGAGTTTGTTTAATTCTTCTGCTTTAGTTAATTATCTCAAATGAAAGCAAAAACTAGTTTATAAAACATAGCAAATCCACaactaaaaacacacaaacattTAAACAACAAACCAAACCCAAAAGAAAATGGAAACTTTCTCCTACAACTCTCCCGGGTTTGTTAACCATCTAGCTTCGCAGAGCAGTCCCCCAAAAGACGTGGACTCTGCTGAGGCAGTTGGTAACTCACCCGGGTTAGTTAAACCTTTGGAAAGAAGAAAGTGGGTTGTCAAAGAAGACCTTGTGCTCATTAGCGCTTGGTTGAACACGAGCAAGGATCCCATAGTCGCTAATGAGCATAAGGCAGGAGCGTTTTGGAAGAGAATGGAGGAGTATTTTAACTCAAGCCCTCAGCTCATTGGCGCCGTTCCTAGAGAATGGAGTCAATGTAAGCAGATGTGGGGAAGGGTGAATGAGCAGGTGTGCAAGTTCGTGGGTTGCACATGACATCTTCTTAAATGACTTTAATGTCAAGTTCGCACTTGAACATTGCTGGAGGGAGCTGAGATTTGATCAGAAATGGAGGTCACACGCGTTGTCGAAAGATGGTGGAAAGGAGAAGAGGAAGGAAGCATGTCCGGAGGTGGTGGCTGACGATGAAGAGGTGAGGCCTCCTGGTGTAAAGGCGAGCAAAGCAGCCAAGCGCAAGAAACACGGGAATGAAGCAGCTTATGATCAAATAGAAACCATTTGCTAGCTCTGTAAAATAACATTTCCAAACAAAAGATCCTTGATCGTCTCATTGGCAAAAATGAGGAGACTCTTTATGATCAAGAAAAATCCCTTAAGTATAAACTAATTGGTGAAATGCTTTGAGTTGGTTAGTGCCTTGTATTGGTGCTTTGTTTAGGTTGCTTTGCTTAGCGTGATCGGATGGAATGTTTACGTTGCTTAGCTTAACTTGATTCGATGCTTAACATGAATTATTGATtgggttttattttcttttgcaggtcagagagtgcaggtcacgggttggAGTGAAGGTGTTGGAGGTGATCAGTCGTTGCAGGTGAAGcctagttgttttttttttatgttgcgGGTAGTTGGACTTTAGACCATCTTTGGTCACGGGAAAGTGTAGTGTTTTGTTTCTTGCTACACTTATTTCATTCACGGATTGTCTAGTATGTATTGTGTGAGTCACAACTTGATTCACGGATTATGTAATATGGTTTCAAACTTTCTATATATGTTTGCATTGTATCATTATATGAAATAGCACTTCTCTCACTTATTACTCTCTATCAAGTTCATTCTCTTATAGCACTTCTCTTTGTATTGAGTGAGATAAGAATGTTTTGTTGTAAATGCTAAAAAGTCGAGATCATTCAAGTGATTCCCATTTAGTACCAGTTCTGAAGGAAACCAACACATTCAAGTGATTCCCATTTCGCTGCAAGGTGATTCACAAACAGAGACAATAGCAAGGATCCACAACAAGGTATAATATACAACTTagttatgaaaa
The window above is part of the Brassica napus cultivar Da-Ae chromosome C3, Da-Ae, whole genome shotgun sequence genome. Proteins encoded here:
- the LOC106354973 gene encoding glutathione S-transferase T3-like, giving the protein METFSYNSPGFVNHLASQSSPPKDVDSAEAVGNSPGLVKPLERRKWVVKEDLVLISAWLNTSKDPIVANEHKAGAFWKRMEEYFNSSPQLIGAVPREWSQCKQMWGRVNEQFALEHCWRELRFDQKWRSHALSKDGGKEKRKEACPEVVADDEEVRPPGVKASKAAKRKKHGNEAAYDQIETIC